The following proteins are encoded in a genomic region of Gossypium hirsutum isolate 1008001.06 chromosome D05, Gossypium_hirsutum_v2.1, whole genome shotgun sequence:
- the LOC107903104 gene encoding uncharacterized protein isoform X4, translating into MPWFGIQMPYVVAYCIMFLQLAMLVFGNHGSLNLLGMLKSEAEKVFNQDMFFKKTVKYVGEPMTHLESIASSALKKSLSSVQINGGETLNVQHNKSSASVQINGGETINVGVEVANSEVEYIESENLSDLEDVDTCLKKLLPGLDFKDWILVVETLNNVRRLSVFHKERMHSMLYASL; encoded by the exons ATGCCTTGGTTTGGGATTCAGATGCCTTACGTTGTTGCATATTGCATCATGTTCCTTCAACTGGCCATGCTTGTCTTTGGGAATCATGGATCACTTAATCTCCTGGGAATGTTAAAATCAGAA GCAGAAAAGGTATTCAACCAGGACATGTTTTTCAAGAAGACTGTCAAATATGTTGGAGAGCCAATGACCCACTTGGAATCCATTGCTTCCTCTGCG CTGAAGAAAAGCCTGTCTTCTGTTCAAATAAATGGAGGTGAAACTTTAAATGTGCAGCACAATAAGAGCTCTGCGTCTGTTCAAATAAATGGAGGTGAAACTATAAATGTTGGAGTGGAGGTAGCTAATTCGGAAGTAGAATACATTGAATCTGAGAACTTGAGTGATCTAGAAGATGTTGATACATGTCTTAAG AAGCTCTTACCTGGACTTGACTTTAAAGATTGGATTCTGGTTGTTGAAACACTCAATAATGTTCGTCGATTATCAGTATTCCATAAGGAAAGAATGCATAGTATGCT GTATGCATCCTTATAA
- the LOC121216888 gene encoding probable disease resistance protein At1g61190 has translation MTEYVAPAAVEIVADQAKESASSYLRYFFRYGEIVEDFKNQREALELKKERVDTRVDEAKSQNELIHKDVDNWLTSAEKELKETQNLKDEIDRVKCFKWCPKWGWRYSLSKKLAEKIPIISKLLETSNFAQVGYCRPLQGIEFITSTDFMDSKSSKSAFNQIMEAINAKGVNMIGLHGMPGVGKTTLAKEVGKHAREQKLFDKVVMFTMSQNPNIRTIQDKIAEMFGLNFHTNTEEGRAEELFRSMKGMNKILVIVDNLWEEFKMESIGIPFGDEHEGCKILLTTRRQQVCTKMNCKEI, from the coding sequence ATGACGGAATATGTTGCCCCTGCTGCTGTCGAAATTGTGGCAGACCAGGCAAAGGAATCCGCATCATCCTATCTCCGTTACTTTTTCCGTTATGGAGAGATTGTTGAAGATTTCAAGAATCAACGAGAAGCACTTGAATTGAAGAAAGAGAGGGTGGACACTCGTGTCGATGAGGCTAAAAGCCAAAATGAGCTCATCCATAAGGACGTTGACAACTGGCTTACAAGCGCTGAGAAAGAACTGAAAGAAACCCAGAACTTGAAAGATGAAATAGATCGCGTCAAGTGCTTCAAATGGTGTCCTAAATGGGGCTGGCGATATTCCTTAAGTAAGAAACTGGCAGAGAAGATTCCTATTATCTCTAAACTTTTGGAGACTTCTAACTTTGCACAGGTGGGCTATTGTCGTCCTCTTCAAGGAATAGAGTTCATCACATCCACTGATTTCATGGACTCTAAATCTTCAAAATCAGCTTTCAACCAGATCATGGAGGCTATAAATGCTAAGGGTGTCAACATGATCGGACTGCACGGAATGCCAGGAGTTGGTAAAACAACTTTAGCCAAAGAAGTTGGGAAGCATGCTCGAGAACAAAAGTTGTTTGATAAAGTTGTAATGTTTACTATGTCCCAAAATCCAAACATCAGAACAATTCAAGATAAAATTGCAGAGATGTTTggtttaaattttcatacaaatacCGAAGAAGGAAGAGCAGAAGAGCTATTCAGGAGTATGAAAGGCATGAACAAAATCCTCGTAATTGTCGACAACCTCTGGGAAGAATTCAAAATGGAGAGTATCGGAATTCCATTCGGTGATGAACACGAGGGTTGTAAAATTCTTCTGACTACACGTCGTCAACAAGTCTGCACTAAAATGAACTGTAAGGAAATTTAA
- the LOC107889191 gene encoding probable LRR receptor-like serine/threonine-protein kinase At3g47570, protein MNGSKAIRNLSFVQRINAAIDVAHALEYLHHGCEIPIIHCDLKPGNILLDEKMVGHISDFGLAKILSVNTINYSTNQSSSLGLRGTIGYTPPEYAMGSELSTKGDVYSYGILLLEMFTRKRPTDESFKENLSLRNFVKAALPGRVIEIIDPILLQERAKQGTVTNITFNKINLGNDIHLQCLNSIFELGIICSADSPSERIDIIDVVSKLCSIRCKLLTQRYMMLNPQVPKVP, encoded by the exons ATGAATGGATCAAAAGCAATAAGAAACTTGAGCTTCGTCCAAAGAATTAACGCGGCAATAGATGTTGCTCATGCACTTGAATATTTGCACCATGGTTGTGAGATACCAATCATTCATTGTGACCTCAAGCCAGGCAATATTCTACTTGATGAGAAAATGGTTGGTCATATAAGTGATTTCGGCTTAGCAAAAATCCTTTCTGTAAACACGATTAACTATTCTACTAATCAGTCAAGCTCCCTTGGATTAAGAGGAACTATTGGTTATACTCCACCAG AATATGCGATGGGAAGTGAGTTATCAACAAAAGGTGATGTGTATAGTTATGGCATTCTCTTGCTAGAAATGTTTACAAGGAAAAGGCCAACTGATgaaagtttcaaggaaaatttaagTCTTCGTAACTTTGTTAAAGCAGCTTTGCCTGGACGAGTGATTGAGATTATAGATCCCATTCTTCTTCAAGAGAGAGCTAAACAAGGAACAGTCACAAACATCACCTTCAACAAGATCAATCTAGGAAACGACATACATCTTCAATGTTTGAATTCAATATTTGAACTAGGGATCATCTGTTCTGCTGATTCACCAAGTGAGAGGATAGACATAATTGAT GTTGTTTCCAAGCTTTGTTCTATTAGATGCAAGCTTCTTACCCAACGTTATATGATGCTAAATCCGCAGGTA CCTAAGGTGCCATAA
- the LOC107942820 gene encoding receptor-like protein EIX1, translating to MGLGFVVSFWGFCGVVFFKRSWRHTYYRYLDSAKDWVYVSFVLLKTRLVRRIKGLSTRRNALKQAYKESEKKALLEFKHSFQAMDSSGDDALSLWESEECCSWLGVECNSLTGYVEMLDFRFRSWVVAGTISPSLLKLHHLTSLNFNSNDFNGSLIPEFFGSLKKLKLLDLSNANFRGPIPSLLGNLSMLETLSLGGNGRVFNVGKLEWLSPLSRLKEVDLSFTNLSNANDWAQVISHLPLLQTLSLRHCDLPSISFSSLSLANSSTSLTYLDLSDNNLPSSAICPWLFNVSSNLVSLNLSSNKLKGPIPEAFGNMMAIEELYLNDNLLVLAENQVRGDPGLNEIGKLPDLRVLDLGYNLLNGSISKSIGQLSNLRVLRLPGNSFGGDVMSEAHFSNFTYLEKLDLSYTSLTLKFNTGWIPPFQLGQLKLCSCKLGPRFPDWLRTQMDFLGYLDISASGISDSLPYWFSDKFQRPYSLPYLIGARVLCLRLSYINLSFNQISGTFPNISISICHLDLSSNNFSGPLPHFTLGASDIGTINLSKNKFNGSVSPICNITDEVSLALLDLSSNQFSGVVPDCFRNLSSLTALNLGDNSFSGSLPRSLGSLTSLEMLSLRGNKFSGKLPSSLQNCTVLKFLDLSDNELSGEIPMWLGQRISSLVFLSLQRNQFRGRIPHQLCELKYLQILDLSVNKISDSIPPCLKNFNSMAKKLSLDRRIELHVLAFGEGYQRSLIDVRYVDEALITWKGTKQNYPQLGMLLAIDLSCKKLTGEIPEELSSLQELVALNLSRNFFTGKILQKIGHLRQLEVLDLSRNKFSGNIPTSLSELTFLSILDLSYNDLSGKIPTSTQLQSFDPSSFSHNRGLCGPPVSPNCSMVEPPPGKPAVGGEEDSDDQFMKWFYTGMGLGFVVGFWGFCGVVFFKRSWRHSYYRYLDSAKDWVYVSLFC from the exons ATGGGACTTGGATTTGTTGTGAGTTTCTGGGGGttttgcggtgttgtgttctttAAGCGTTCATGGAGGCATACATATTATCGTTACTTGGATAGTGCAAAGGATTGGGTTtatgtttcatttgttttgctgAAAACAAGGTTAGTGAGGAGAATCAAAGGTCTTTCAACAAG GAGAAATGCACTGAAGCAAGCGTATAAAGAGAGTGAGAAAAAAGCGCTACTTGAATTTAAGCACAGCTTTCAGGCCATGGATTCGTCAGGCGACGATGCCCTTTCTTTATGGGAAAGTGAGGAGTGCTGTTCTTGGCTTGGCGTCGAATGCAACAGCCTTACAGGATACGTCGAAATGCTCGATTTTAGATTTCGATCTTGGGTTGTAGCAGGTACGATTAGCCCTTCACTGCTTAAACTACATCATTTGACTTCTTTAAATTTCAACAGTAATGATTTTAATGGAAGTCTCATCCCAGAGTTTTTTGGTTCcttgaaaaaattgaaattactgGATCTCTCTAATGCTAATTTTAGAGGTCCAATTCCTTCTCTACTTGGAAATCTTTCAATGTTGGAGACTCTTAGCTTGGGTGGCAACGGTAGGGTTTTCAATGTTGGAAAACTTGAGTGGCTTTCCCCTCTTTCTCGTTTGAAAGAGGTTGATCTCAGTTTCACTAACCTGAGCAATGCCAATGATTGGGCTCAAGTCATTAGCCACCTTCCTTTGCTCCAAACACTAAGTCTAAGACATTGTGATCTTCCAAGCATATCTTTTTCATCACTTTCCCTTGCCAACTCTTCTACATCTCTCACCTATCTCGATCTCTCTGATAATAATCTCCCTTCTTCTGCCATATGTCCATGGCTGTTTAATGTTAGCAGCAACCTTGTTTCCCTTAATCTCTCAAGTAACAAGTTGAAAGGTCCAATTCCAGAAGCTTTTGGGAACATGATGGCTATTGAAGAACTTTATCTGAATGATAATCTTTTGGTACTAGCTGAGAATCAAGTTAGGGGCGATCCTGGGTTGAATGAAATCGGAAAACTACCAGATTTGAGGGTTCTAGATCTTGGGTACAACCTTTTAAATGGATCCATAAGCAAAAGCATTGGACAACTTTCCAACCTGCGAGTCTTGCGGCTTCCAGGGAATTCTTTTGGTGGTGATGTGATGTCCGAAGCTCATTTCTCAAATTTCACCTATTTAGAAAAGTTGGATTTATCCTACACTTCTTTGACTTTGAAATTCAACACCGGATGGATTCCTCCTTTTCAATTGGGTCAACTAAAGCTTTGCTCTTGCAAGTTAGGGCCTCGTTTCCCAGATTGGCTTCGGACTCAAATGGACTTCCTGGGATACCTTGATATTTCTGCTTCAGGAATTTCGGATTCTCTTCCCTACTGGTTTTCGGACAAATTTCAGAGACCGTATTCTCTTCCCTACTTGATTGGCGCCCGAGTCCTATGTCTGCGATTATCGTACATAAACTTGTCTTTCAATCAGATCAGTGGTACTTTTCCAAATATATCTATCAGCATATGCCATCTAGATCTAAGCTCTAATAATTTCTCAGGACCATTGCCACATTTTACTTTAGGCGCTAGTGATATCGGGACCATTAACCTTTCCAAAAACAAGTTTAATGGTTCAGTCTCTCCAATTTGCAATATTACTGATGAAGTCTCTTTGGCATTGCTTGATCTCTCAAGTAATCAATTTTCTGGAGTGGTTCCTGACTGTTTTCGAAATTTGTCGTCTTTAACAGCTTTGAATTTGGGTGATAATAGTTTCTCAGGCTCACTTCCAAGATCTTTAGGATCTCTGACTTCTCTTGAAATGCTAAGTTTACGTGGTAATAAATTCTCAGGAAAATTACCTTCATCTTTACAGAATTGTACAGTGTTAAAATTCCTGGACTTGAGTGATAATGAATTATCAGGAGAAATACCTATGTGGCTCGGGCAGCGGATTTCATCTTTGGTTTTTCTTAGCCTTCAAAGGAATCAGTTCAGGGGAAGGATTCCTCATCAACTTTGTGAATTGAAATATCTACAAATCTTAGACCTCTCTGTAAATAAAATATCTGATTCCATACCACCGTGCCTCAAAAATTTCAATTCCATGGCAAAAAAACTGAGTTTAGATAGAAGGATTGAGCTTCACGTGTTAGCCTTTGGTGAAGGGTATCAGAGATCGTTGATTGATGTTAGGTATGTTGATGAGGCATTGATTACATGGAAGGGAACAAAGCAAAACTATCCACAACTTGGAATGCTACTAGCCATTGATCTCTCGTGTAAGAAATTAACAGGAGAGATTCCTGAAGAATTAAGTAGTCTTCAAGAACTGGTTGCATTGAACCTGTCAAGAAATTTTTTTACAGGAAAAATTCTTCAAAAGATTGGGCATCTAAGACAACTAGAGGTGCTTGACCTGTCAAGAAACAAGTTTTCAGGAAACATCCCAACCAGCTTGTCTGAATTAACATTTCTAAGTATCTTGGACTTGTCTTACAATGATTTGTCAGGAAAAATTCCAACCAGCACTCAACTACAGAGCTTTGATCCTTCTTCATTTTCCCATAATAGAGGACTTTGTGGTCCTCCTGTTTCACCGAATTGCTCAATGGTGGAACCACCTCCTGGCAAACCTGCAGTAGGAGGTGAGGAAGATTCTGATGATCAGTTCATGAAATGGTTTTACACTGGCATGGGACTTGGATTTGTTGTGGGTTTCTGGGGGttttgcggtgttgtgttcttcaAGCGTTCATGGAGGCATTCGTATTATCGTTACTTGGATAGTGCAAAGGATTGGGTTTATGTTTCATTGTTTTGCTGA
- the LOC107903104 gene encoding uncharacterized protein isoform X2, whose product MPWFGIQMPYVVAYCIMFLQLAMLVFGNHGSLNLLGMLKSEVFNQDMFFKKTVKYVGEPMTHLESIASSALKKSLSSVQINGGETLNVQHNKSSASVQINGGETINVGVEVANSEVEYIESENLSDLEDVDTCLKKLLPGLDFKDWILVVETLNNVRRLSVFHKERMHSMLGDLIPLVVKSLKNPRYASL is encoded by the exons ATGCCTTGGTTTGGGATTCAGATGCCTTACGTTGTTGCATATTGCATCATGTTCCTTCAACTGGCCATGCTTGTCTTTGGGAATCATGGATCACTTAATCTCCTGGGAATGTTAAAATCAGAA GTATTCAACCAGGACATGTTTTTCAAGAAGACTGTCAAATATGTTGGAGAGCCAATGACCCACTTGGAATCCATTGCTTCCTCTGCG CTGAAGAAAAGCCTGTCTTCTGTTCAAATAAATGGAGGTGAAACTTTAAATGTGCAGCACAATAAGAGCTCTGCGTCTGTTCAAATAAATGGAGGTGAAACTATAAATGTTGGAGTGGAGGTAGCTAATTCGGAAGTAGAATACATTGAATCTGAGAACTTGAGTGATCTAGAAGATGTTGATACATGTCTTAAG AAGCTCTTACCTGGACTTGACTTTAAAGATTGGATTCTGGTTGTTGAAACACTCAATAATGTTCGTCGATTATCAGTATTCCATAAGGAAAGAATGCATAGTATGCT GGGTGATTTGATCCCTCTTGTAGTTAAGTCCTTGAAGAACCCTAG GTATGCATCCTTATAA
- the LOC107903104 gene encoding uncharacterized protein isoform X3: MPWFGIQMPYVVAYCIMFLQLAMLVFGNHGSLNLLGMLKSEDMFFKKTVKYVGEPMTHLESIASSALKKSLSSVQINGGETLNVQHNKSSASVQINGGETINVGVEVANSEVEYIESENLSDLEDVDTCLKKLLPGLDFKDWILVVETLNNVRRLSVFHKERMHSMLGDLIPLVVKSLKNPRYASL; encoded by the exons ATGCCTTGGTTTGGGATTCAGATGCCTTACGTTGTTGCATATTGCATCATGTTCCTTCAACTGGCCATGCTTGTCTTTGGGAATCATGGATCACTTAATCTCCTGGGAATGTTAAAATCAGAA GACATGTTTTTCAAGAAGACTGTCAAATATGTTGGAGAGCCAATGACCCACTTGGAATCCATTGCTTCCTCTGCG CTGAAGAAAAGCCTGTCTTCTGTTCAAATAAATGGAGGTGAAACTTTAAATGTGCAGCACAATAAGAGCTCTGCGTCTGTTCAAATAAATGGAGGTGAAACTATAAATGTTGGAGTGGAGGTAGCTAATTCGGAAGTAGAATACATTGAATCTGAGAACTTGAGTGATCTAGAAGATGTTGATACATGTCTTAAG AAGCTCTTACCTGGACTTGACTTTAAAGATTGGATTCTGGTTGTTGAAACACTCAATAATGTTCGTCGATTATCAGTATTCCATAAGGAAAGAATGCATAGTATGCT GGGTGATTTGATCCCTCTTGTAGTTAAGTCCTTGAAGAACCCTAG GTATGCATCCTTATAA
- the LOC107903104 gene encoding uncharacterized protein isoform X1, whose product MPWFGIQMPYVVAYCIMFLQLAMLVFGNHGSLNLLGMLKSEAEKVFNQDMFFKKTVKYVGEPMTHLESIASSALKKSLSSVQINGGETLNVQHNKSSASVQINGGETINVGVEVANSEVEYIESENLSDLEDVDTCLKKLLPGLDFKDWILVVETLNNVRRLSVFHKERMHSMLGDLIPLVVKSLKNPRYASL is encoded by the exons ATGCCTTGGTTTGGGATTCAGATGCCTTACGTTGTTGCATATTGCATCATGTTCCTTCAACTGGCCATGCTTGTCTTTGGGAATCATGGATCACTTAATCTCCTGGGAATGTTAAAATCAGAA GCAGAAAAGGTATTCAACCAGGACATGTTTTTCAAGAAGACTGTCAAATATGTTGGAGAGCCAATGACCCACTTGGAATCCATTGCTTCCTCTGCG CTGAAGAAAAGCCTGTCTTCTGTTCAAATAAATGGAGGTGAAACTTTAAATGTGCAGCACAATAAGAGCTCTGCGTCTGTTCAAATAAATGGAGGTGAAACTATAAATGTTGGAGTGGAGGTAGCTAATTCGGAAGTAGAATACATTGAATCTGAGAACTTGAGTGATCTAGAAGATGTTGATACATGTCTTAAG AAGCTCTTACCTGGACTTGACTTTAAAGATTGGATTCTGGTTGTTGAAACACTCAATAATGTTCGTCGATTATCAGTATTCCATAAGGAAAGAATGCATAGTATGCT GGGTGATTTGATCCCTCTTGTAGTTAAGTCCTTGAAGAACCCTAG GTATGCATCCTTATAA